A genome region from Pseudomonas anguilliseptica includes the following:
- a CDS encoding serine/threonine-protein kinase: MSEQLLDELQLASSPASDLTYFALAATAAKPATQAPREVLSELPEVLGGRYKIERLLGVGGMGAVYRARDLLREQFGDPEPYVALKTLSDDFAEYPDANSLLYSEFALTARINHPHVVRLFGFEVDVPSQRAFLTLELLKGLTLDQLLSERPEGLPWSELQEIAIALLDALSYSHSLGVLHGDLKPSNVMLAEDGLRLFDYGLGQPVEGLLPGLPRLCRNRFTAWTPRYAALELLDGAPLTAAADVYAVACVLYELASGRHPFSRQSAKQAKVMELDKQLQRPEQLPTHCWPAVRTALAFDEAQRNISCAQLLEVFRQPTPSGWRRWLWRNS; encoded by the coding sequence ATGAGTGAACAGTTGCTCGATGAACTGCAGCTGGCCAGCAGCCCGGCCAGCGACCTGACCTACTTCGCCCTGGCTGCGACTGCCGCCAAACCGGCTACGCAAGCCCCGCGTGAAGTACTCAGCGAACTGCCGGAAGTGCTCGGCGGCCGCTACAAGATCGAGCGCCTGCTCGGCGTCGGCGGCATGGGTGCGGTGTATCGCGCCCGTGATCTGCTGCGCGAACAGTTCGGTGACCCCGAGCCGTATGTGGCGTTGAAAACCCTCAGCGATGACTTCGCCGAATACCCGGACGCCAACTCGCTGCTGTATAGCGAGTTCGCCCTCACCGCACGGATCAATCACCCGCATGTAGTGCGCCTGTTCGGCTTCGAGGTGGATGTGCCAAGCCAGCGCGCCTTCCTCACTCTGGAGCTGCTCAAGGGCCTGACCCTCGACCAGCTACTTAGCGAACGCCCCGAAGGCCTGCCCTGGAGCGAACTGCAGGAAATCGCCATCGCTCTGCTCGATGCCCTGAGCTATTCGCACAGCCTCGGCGTGCTGCATGGCGACCTGAAGCCCAGCAATGTGATGCTCGCCGAAGACGGCCTGCGCCTGTTCGATTATGGTCTCGGCCAGCCCGTGGAAGGTCTGCTGCCTGGCCTGCCGCGCCTGTGCCGCAACCGCTTCACCGCCTGGACGCCGCGCTACGCCGCCCTGGAATTGCTCGACGGTGCGCCGCTGACCGCCGCTGCCGATGTCTATGCCGTGGCGTGCGTACTGTATGAACTGGCCAGTGGACGCCATCCGTTCAGCCGGCAAAGCGCCAAACAGGCAAAGGTCATGGAGCTGGATAAGCAGCTGCAGCGTCCAGAGCAGTTACCAACGCATTGCTGGCCCGCTGTGCGTACCGCGCTGGCGTTCGATGAAGCGCAGCGCAATATCAGTTGCGCACAGTTGCTCGAAGTATTTCGCCAACCCACGCCCAGCGGGTGGCGGCGCTGGCTGTGGCGCAACTCGTAG
- a CDS encoding PP2C family protein-serine/threonine phosphatase produces MQEVANLWRSAARTDTGKVRARNEDAFLALPEQGLWVVADGMGGHQNGALASRLIVEQLAEPSAGDLPQRLDELRKRLHSLNRRLGQELTVTAAHPDPVIGSTVVALLIEGDRAACVWAGDSRCYLWRGSRLYQLSRDHSLLQQLIDEQQLSPSEAARHPAAHALTRAIGASDELKLEILELDVLPGDAFLLCSDGLYQGLSADALGAALNLPSPQLTLNRLFQQALDGPARDNLSAVVIRR; encoded by the coding sequence ATGCAGGAGGTTGCCAACCTCTGGCGCAGCGCTGCGCGTACCGACACCGGCAAGGTGCGGGCGCGCAACGAGGATGCCTTTCTGGCCCTGCCAGAGCAGGGCCTGTGGGTGGTTGCCGACGGTATGGGCGGACACCAGAACGGTGCCCTGGCCAGCCGCTTGATTGTCGAGCAGTTGGCCGAGCCAAGCGCAGGCGATTTGCCGCAGCGTCTGGATGAACTGCGCAAGCGCCTGCATTCACTGAACCGGCGCCTCGGCCAGGAGCTGACGGTCACCGCCGCCCATCCCGACCCGGTGATCGGCAGCACGGTGGTGGCGCTGCTGATCGAAGGCGACCGTGCCGCCTGCGTATGGGCCGGCGACAGCCGCTGCTATCTGTGGCGCGGCAGTCGGCTGTATCAGCTCAGCCGCGATCACTCGCTGCTGCAGCAACTGATCGATGAACAGCAACTGAGCCCCAGTGAAGCGGCTCGGCACCCGGCAGCGCACGCGCTGACCCGCGCCATCGGTGCCAGTGACGAGCTGAAGCTGGAGATCCTCGAACTGGATGTGCTGCCTGGCGATGCCTTTCTGCTGTGCAGCGATGGCCTGTACCAGGGCCTGTCGGCCGATGCTTTGGGCGCAGCGCTGAACCTGCCGTCACCGCAGCTGACGCTGAATCGTTTGTTCCAGCAGGCCCTCGACGGCCCCGCGCGGGACAACCTGAGTGCGGTGGTGATTCGCCGATGA
- the icmH gene encoding type IVB secretion system protein IcmH/DotU, which produces MTTKEMEYGQDDKTVILNRKGDAPAHSPLTDFAAPPKFEQLEERMIYAARLRPAESFNISLNPLVAAAANLLSEVVRLKHSFDSEDMHALNQRLSSAIKLFEHRALHEGAESSQVMAARYVLCTVVDEAVVTTPWGNESTWSQMSLLSSFHNETFGGEKFFQLLERLSRNPVKHLPMLELMYLCLSLGFEGKYRVLPRGMLELEAVRDSLYRQIRQMRGDVPREVSPHWQGLKDTRRRLVRIVPWWLVALFTVVCLVVMYGGFAWVLGEQRETILQPYEQLDPSAGVFMDETK; this is translated from the coding sequence ATGACTACCAAGGAAATGGAATACGGCCAGGACGACAAAACCGTCATCCTCAACCGTAAAGGTGATGCCCCAGCGCACAGCCCGCTGACCGATTTTGCCGCACCGCCGAAGTTCGAACAGCTGGAAGAGCGGATGATCTACGCCGCACGTCTGCGCCCGGCCGAGAGCTTCAATATCAGCCTCAATCCGCTGGTGGCTGCCGCCGCCAACCTGCTCTCGGAAGTCGTGCGGCTCAAGCACAGCTTCGACAGTGAAGACATGCACGCGCTCAACCAACGTCTGTCCAGCGCCATCAAGCTGTTCGAGCACCGCGCCCTGCATGAGGGTGCGGAAAGCAGCCAGGTGATGGCCGCCCGTTACGTGCTCTGCACCGTGGTCGATGAAGCCGTGGTGACCACGCCGTGGGGCAATGAGAGCACGTGGTCGCAGATGAGCCTGCTGTCGAGCTTCCACAACGAAACCTTCGGTGGTGAGAAGTTCTTCCAGCTGCTCGAGCGCCTGTCGCGCAACCCGGTCAAGCACCTGCCGATGCTTGAGCTGATGTATCTGTGTCTGTCGCTCGGTTTCGAGGGCAAATACCGCGTTCTGCCACGCGGCATGCTCGAACTGGAAGCGGTGCGCGACAGCCTCTATCGGCAGATCCGCCAGATGCGCGGTGACGTGCCGCGCGAAGTCTCGCCGCACTGGCAGGGCCTGAAAGACACCCGCCGACGCCTGGTGCGCATCGTGCCGTGGTGGCTGGTGGCACTGTTCACAGTGGTTTGCCTGGTAGTGATGTATGGCGGTTTTGCCTGGGTACTGGGCGAGCAGCGCGAAACAATTTTGCAGCCATACGAGCAACTTGACCCGTCCGCGGGTGTATTCATGGATGAGACGAAATGA
- the tagH gene encoding type VI secretion system-associated FHA domain protein TagH translates to MELVFDVVSAQQFVPGLLTTKTFKQAGGIIGRAEECDWVIPDRKRVLSSRHAEVSYRNGSFYLTDTSSNGIQLKDTGASLRKGEAQRIEHGSVYCFGDFELRARLIQDPAIFAGDIGRAQPAGSIIPDDAFLDLDPMTALDQQERVYAQADDLTAVLQPHNVHAQQRDYAQIDEENLLVPELVAPPVITPPKPAPEPVRLPLSFWEKFGEALGVKLDDLDDDAREALALNAAKLLKQSVGSLQQSLRTRSELKNELRLALTTVQSAGNNPLKHTADSSEALSALLRGGKAGQLSAEQTISRSFRDLQAHQVALLAASRAAVKGMFEQLSPEQLSLRFEREGRKPLIATAGSRWRAYRRLHSALEQNDDWSDRLFARDFARTYEEQVRLIATLNNDVQG, encoded by the coding sequence ATGGAACTGGTCTTCGATGTGGTCAGTGCACAGCAGTTCGTGCCAGGTCTATTGACCACCAAAACCTTCAAGCAGGCCGGCGGCATTATTGGTCGGGCGGAGGAATGCGACTGGGTGATTCCCGATCGCAAGCGTGTGCTGTCCAGCCGGCATGCCGAGGTGAGCTATCGCAATGGCTCCTTCTATCTGACCGATACCAGCAGCAACGGTATTCAGCTGAAAGACACGGGCGCCAGTCTGCGCAAGGGTGAGGCCCAGCGTATCGAACATGGCAGCGTGTATTGCTTTGGTGATTTCGAGCTGCGGGCGCGGCTGATTCAGGACCCGGCCATATTCGCCGGCGATATCGGCCGTGCGCAGCCGGCCGGCAGCATCATTCCGGATGACGCCTTTCTTGATCTTGACCCGATGACCGCGCTTGATCAGCAGGAGCGTGTGTACGCCCAAGCCGATGACCTGACGGCCGTGCTGCAGCCGCACAACGTGCATGCGCAGCAACGCGACTACGCGCAGATCGATGAAGAGAACCTGCTGGTACCGGAGCTGGTTGCACCGCCAGTAATCACGCCGCCCAAGCCCGCGCCGGAACCGGTGCGCCTGCCTTTGAGCTTCTGGGAAAAATTCGGCGAAGCACTCGGGGTCAAACTGGATGACCTTGACGATGACGCCCGCGAAGCGCTGGCGCTGAATGCCGCCAAGCTGCTCAAGCAGAGCGTCGGCAGCCTGCAACAGAGCCTGCGCACCCGTAGCGAACTGAAAAACGAGCTGCGCCTGGCCCTGACCACGGTGCAGAGCGCTGGCAACAACCCACTCAAACACACCGCCGACAGCAGTGAAGCGCTGAGCGCGCTGTTGCGTGGCGGCAAGGCTGGGCAACTCAGTGCCGAGCAGACCATCAGCCGCAGCTTCCGTGACCTGCAGGCGCATCAGGTGGCGCTGCTGGCGGCCAGCCGCGCGGCCGTCAAAGGCATGTTCGAGCAGCTGTCGCCTGAGCAACTGAGCCTGCGTTTCGAGCGTGAAGGGCGCAAGCCACTGATCGCCACTGCGGGCAGCCGTTGGCGCGCTTACCGGCGCCTGCACAGCGCGCTGGAGCAGAACGACGACTGGAGCGACCGTCTGTTCGCCCGCGACTTTGCCCGCACCTATGAAGAGCAGGTTCGCCTGATCGCCACCCTCAACAACGACGTTCAAGGATGA
- the tssJ gene encoding type VI secretion system lipoprotein TssJ, with protein sequence MYRLLPLALLAALLSLTGCAALSPYSDMTKLDLTLNGRDELNPDLNGRPSPIVLRLVELKHPVSFETADFFSLYQRPKEALSPDMVVLEELELRPGEQRKLKLSVQPGSRYVGVLAAYRDLPESNWRTVIVLQEKEHNYSVLTLDAKGIQAPDKADKDED encoded by the coding sequence ATGTACCGCTTGCTCCCCCTGGCCCTGTTGGCCGCCCTGCTCAGCCTGACAGGCTGCGCCGCACTGTCGCCCTATTCGGACATGACCAAACTCGACCTGACCCTGAACGGTCGGGACGAACTCAATCCGGACCTCAATGGCCGCCCTTCACCGATCGTCCTGCGACTGGTCGAGCTGAAGCACCCTGTGTCGTTTGAAACAGCCGATTTCTTTTCGCTGTACCAGCGCCCGAAAGAAGCCCTGTCGCCGGACATGGTGGTGCTCGAAGAGCTGGAGCTGCGTCCTGGTGAGCAGCGCAAACTGAAACTCTCGGTACAGCCTGGCAGCCGCTATGTCGGTGTATTGGCCGCTTACCGCGACCTGCCAGAAAGCAACTGGCGCACAGTGATTGTGTTGCAGGAAAAAGAGCACAACTACAGCGTGCTGACGCTGGATGCCAAAGGCATTCAAGCCCCGGATAAAGCCGACAAGGACGAGGACTAA
- the tssK gene encoding type VI secretion system baseplate subunit TssK, translated as MAMHKVVWQEGMLLRPQHFQQNDRYYDYQLKTRTQKLDSYAWGFFELEIDRQFLNMGKLVVSKASGILPDGTLFDIGAEREPLALDVPPNTGNTPVYLALPLVTGNHIESRRPEQQDVLARFTAFDEEVADSNAGDSASSQVSCGRPDFRLLLGEHQSDQAYVKLQLCDVLDTTPDGVISIDPEFIPTYVNLQASGYLLSCLKEVISMLAHRGDILAERIRATGKVGGAEVGDFMMLQLINRFEPVLRHYLGIEQVHPEQIYRELLGLLGELATFSSEIKRPRLEGRYLHSDQGTSFRKLMDAIRQVLSMVLEQHAIEMLLQQRQYGIQVSPLHDHKLLATSTFVLAASAQCDSEELRNRLPAHLKVGPVEQIRQLVNLHLPGIKVKPMPVAPRQIPFHSGKTYFALELGSEDLAQLERSGGFAFHVSGEFSGLEMKFWAIRN; from the coding sequence ATGGCCATGCATAAAGTGGTCTGGCAGGAAGGCATGTTGCTGCGCCCGCAGCACTTCCAGCAGAACGACCGTTACTACGATTACCAGCTGAAAACCCGCACGCAGAAGCTCGACAGCTACGCCTGGGGCTTTTTCGAGCTGGAGATCGACCGCCAGTTCCTCAACATGGGCAAGCTGGTCGTAAGCAAGGCCAGCGGCATCCTGCCCGATGGCACCTTGTTCGATATCGGTGCTGAGCGCGAGCCACTGGCTCTCGACGTGCCGCCGAATACCGGTAACACCCCGGTCTACCTGGCCCTGCCATTGGTCACCGGCAACCATATCGAGAGCCGCCGCCCGGAACAGCAGGACGTACTGGCACGTTTCACCGCATTCGATGAAGAAGTGGCCGATTCCAACGCCGGCGACAGCGCGTCGAGTCAGGTCAGCTGCGGCCGCCCGGATTTCCGCCTGCTGCTGGGTGAACACCAGAGCGACCAGGCCTACGTCAAACTGCAACTGTGCGATGTGCTCGACACCACCCCGGACGGGGTGATCAGCATTGACCCAGAGTTCATCCCGACCTACGTCAACCTCCAGGCATCCGGCTACCTGCTCAGCTGCCTGAAAGAAGTGATCAGCATGCTCGCGCACCGTGGCGACATCCTCGCCGAACGGATTCGCGCCACCGGCAAGGTCGGCGGTGCGGAAGTCGGCGACTTTATGATGCTGCAACTGATCAACCGCTTCGAGCCGGTGCTGCGTCATTACCTGGGCATCGAACAGGTGCACCCGGAGCAGATCTACCGCGAGTTGCTCGGCCTGCTCGGCGAGCTGGCGACCTTCTCCAGCGAGATCAAACGCCCGCGCCTGGAAGGCCGTTACCTGCACAGCGATCAGGGCACCAGCTTCCGCAAGTTGATGGATGCAATCCGTCAGGTGCTGTCGATGGTACTGGAGCAGCACGCTATCGAAATGCTCCTGCAACAGCGTCAGTACGGCATTCAAGTGTCGCCGCTGCACGACCACAAGTTGCTCGCCACCTCCACCTTCGTCCTCGCGGCCAGCGCCCAATGCGACTCGGAAGAGCTGCGTAACCGCCTGCCGGCGCACCTCAAGGTCGGCCCAGTGGAGCAGATCCGCCAACTGGTCAACCTGCACCTGCCGGGGATCAAGGTCAAACCGATGCCCGTGGCGCCACGGCAGATCCCCTTCCATTCGGGCAAAACCTACTTCGCCCTGGAACTGGGCTCCGAAGACCTGGCGCAACTGGAACGCTCCGGCGGCTTCGCTTTCCACGTGTCCGGCGAGTTCTCCGGGCTTGAGATGAAATTCTGGGCGATCAGGAACTGA
- a CDS encoding type VI secretion protein, whose protein sequence is MHLPRHTLALLALALCLSACSGNYKFSDDEYRPLGEPQAVKRGN, encoded by the coding sequence ATGCACTTACCCCGCCACACCCTCGCCCTGCTCGCCCTGGCTCTATGCCTCTCCGCCTGCAGCGGCAATTACAAGTTCAGCGACGACGAATACCGCCCCCTGGGCGAACCGCAAGCAGTGAAACGCGGCAACTGA
- the tssM gene encoding type VI secretion system membrane subunit TssM: MKSFFGKLAAFFRKTWVWSLCLVLVLALLVWFVGPLLAVSDYKFWESATSRLLSISLLFLIWGLAMVFASWKATARKKAEEDDADAQERLRREGLINEEQMELRHRFKQALHTLKRSSLYRGRSEKWRSELPWYMLLGPQGSGKTSLLDFSGLDFPLNRGDQQRMTKDVSGTRYADWYFADHAVLIDTAGRYLTQPDPAIDGRAWETLLGLLRKRRARPLNGVLVNIPVEYLQGGSEVELENLARQTRQRLQDIHQRLGANVPVYLVLSKADKVLGFDEFFDQLSREESDQVLGASFRKEQNATDVQVIRQEFEELLRRLNSQVILRMHQERDTQRRGRILDFPHQLGLLGERLCLFSELAFSGNRYQRASQLRGFYLTSAPELNDQLDASTSSIGRNLGLASSALPTFRSGRARFINHVLNRVIFPEADLAGLDQKEVRRIDWGQRAMYATALVVLGVFGVVWANGFSGNHGRLEQLRDLAQQLIQQHEGLSAQDDALRTLKALDHSYAATQVFPPVDQASYLQRGGLYQGEKTDPTVQRAYRGELENLLLSRVGRQLEAQVRANLNDRERLLNSLRAYLMLNLEERRDKAFLQEWLAADWSLRYAGNSVGQRGLNEHFDRLLSESFTPYSLNAPLVAEARKILRSESLANVVYRMLRDQARSLPEYRLSQRLGPQAGVFVGSDYAIPGFYTQAGYQKTFTAKGADLVRELLRDNWVLGDSDTLSSSDLSRLLVEMEQLYFRDYANYWGEAIAQLSLDPIGSANQGAIQLSSLTAANSPLLQLLVEVRDNTRFKGMAEAADDAGAAADALKGAKGKLGKVAKLAGAAAEQAQAALVKNLPDTARKTLERRFEPLHRLLDENGGAGAELAASMQALDALQLQLASLAHASAPEQAAFELAKARMGGQRDAINQVRSSAARLPQPVGNWLGLLAEDSWMLVLNDAYHYLNQRYKSELYAAYDGSLKQRYPFSAHSESDVAIADFREFFKAQGIAERFFDSYLKPFVSGTAGQYQLRRMDGRGLPLSRELLLQMSHAQTIRRSFFAENPNEPKVLFKLEPYSLDSSLGRADFRFGNQQMEYRHGPIVQTAFSWPTEANEGRTSLVVEELGGRKVGIEKNTGPWSLFRLLDLMSVDYHSGRDVLMLKADLGGLRTNYLLHSQRSPNPFDLDQLRSFKLPATL; this comes from the coding sequence ATGAAGAGTTTCTTCGGCAAGTTAGCCGCTTTTTTCCGCAAGACCTGGGTCTGGAGCCTGTGCCTGGTACTGGTGCTGGCGTTGCTGGTGTGGTTCGTCGGCCCGCTGCTGGCGGTCAGTGATTACAAGTTCTGGGAATCGGCCACCAGCCGCTTGCTGAGCATCAGCCTGCTGTTCCTGATCTGGGGCCTGGCCATGGTGTTCGCCAGCTGGAAGGCCACCGCCCGCAAGAAGGCCGAAGAAGATGACGCCGACGCCCAAGAGCGCCTGCGCCGTGAAGGCCTGATCAATGAAGAACAGATGGAGTTGCGCCATCGCTTCAAGCAGGCGCTGCATACCCTGAAACGCTCCAGCCTGTACCGTGGCCGCAGCGAAAAATGGCGCAGTGAATTGCCCTGGTACATGCTGCTCGGCCCACAAGGCAGTGGTAAAACCAGCCTGCTGGACTTCTCCGGCCTGGACTTCCCACTCAACCGTGGTGACCAGCAACGCATGACCAAGGACGTATCCGGCACGCGCTACGCCGACTGGTACTTTGCCGACCACGCCGTGTTGATCGACACCGCCGGGCGCTACCTGACCCAGCCTGACCCGGCCATCGACGGCCGCGCCTGGGAAACCCTGCTCGGCCTGCTGCGCAAACGCCGCGCGCGCCCGCTCAATGGTGTGCTGGTGAATATCCCCGTCGAGTACCTGCAAGGCGGTAGCGAAGTCGAACTGGAAAACCTCGCGCGTCAGACCCGTCAGCGTTTGCAGGATATTCATCAGCGCCTTGGCGCCAACGTACCGGTGTACCTGGTGCTGAGTAAAGCCGACAAGGTGCTGGGCTTCGATGAGTTCTTCGACCAGCTGTCACGTGAAGAAAGCGATCAGGTGCTCGGCGCCAGCTTCCGCAAGGAGCAGAACGCCACCGACGTACAAGTGATCCGCCAGGAGTTCGAAGAGCTGCTGCGCCGCCTCAACAGCCAGGTGATCCTGCGCATGCACCAGGAGCGCGACACCCAGCGCCGTGGCCGCATCCTCGACTTCCCGCACCAACTCGGCCTGCTGGGCGAGCGTCTGTGCCTGTTCAGCGAGCTGGCGTTCAGCGGCAACCGCTATCAGCGCGCCAGCCAGTTGCGTGGTTTCTACCTGACCAGCGCACCGGAACTGAATGACCAACTCGATGCAAGCACCAGCAGTATTGGTCGCAACCTCGGCTTGGCCAGCAGCGCCCTGCCGACCTTCCGCAGCGGCCGCGCACGCTTTATCAATCATGTGCTCAACCGCGTGATCTTCCCCGAGGCCGACCTGGCCGGGCTGGATCAAAAAGAAGTCCGTCGTATCGACTGGGGCCAGCGCGCCATGTACGCCACGGCCCTGGTCGTGCTCGGTGTGTTTGGTGTGGTCTGGGCCAATGGTTTTTCCGGCAACCACGGCCGCCTGGAACAACTGCGCGATCTGGCTCAGCAACTGATTCAGCAGCACGAAGGCCTGAGTGCGCAAGACGATGCATTACGCACTCTCAAGGCGCTGGATCACAGCTACGCCGCCACTCAGGTGTTCCCACCGGTGGACCAAGCCTCCTACCTGCAACGCGGTGGTTTGTATCAGGGTGAAAAAACCGACCCGACCGTTCAACGGGCTTATCGTGGCGAGTTGGAAAACCTGCTGCTAAGCCGTGTTGGCCGTCAGCTGGAAGCCCAGGTTCGCGCCAACCTCAATGACCGTGAGCGCCTGCTCAACAGCCTGCGCGCTTACCTCATGCTCAACCTCGAAGAGCGCCGCGACAAAGCCTTCCTGCAAGAGTGGCTGGCAGCCGATTGGTCGCTGCGTTATGCCGGCAACAGCGTCGGTCAGCGTGGCCTCAACGAGCACTTCGACCGCCTGCTGTCCGAGTCGTTTACGCCCTACTCGCTCAACGCGCCACTGGTCGCCGAAGCGCGCAAGATCCTGCGCAGCGAATCGCTGGCCAATGTGGTGTATCGCATGCTCCGCGACCAGGCCCGCAGCCTGCCGGAGTACCGTCTGAGCCAGAGGCTCGGTCCACAAGCCGGGGTATTTGTCGGCAGCGACTACGCCATTCCAGGCTTCTATACCCAGGCTGGCTACCAGAAAACCTTTACCGCCAAGGGTGCCGACCTGGTACGCGAACTGCTGCGCGATAACTGGGTACTGGGCGACAGCGACACCCTCAGCAGCAGCGACCTCAGCCGCCTGTTGGTGGAGATGGAACAGCTGTACTTCCGCGATTACGCCAACTACTGGGGTGAGGCCATCGCGCAGCTGTCGCTGGACCCGATCGGCAGCGCCAATCAGGGCGCTATACAACTGTCCAGCCTCACGGCAGCCAATTCGCCGCTGCTGCAGCTGTTGGTCGAAGTACGTGACAACACCCGTTTCAAAGGCATGGCCGAAGCGGCGGATGATGCTGGCGCGGCAGCCGACGCCCTGAAAGGCGCCAAGGGCAAGCTGGGCAAAGTTGCCAAGCTCGCCGGTGCTGCCGCCGAACAGGCGCAAGCGGCACTGGTGAAAAACCTGCCGGATACCGCACGTAAAACCCTGGAGCGCCGCTTCGAACCGCTGCACCGCCTGCTTGATGAAAATGGCGGTGCCGGGGCTGAGCTGGCGGCCAGCATGCAAGCGCTGGATGCCCTGCAACTGCAACTGGCCAGCCTGGCCCACGCCAGCGCACCGGAGCAGGCTGCGTTCGAGCTGGCCAAGGCGCGCATGGGCGGCCAGCGTGATGCGATCAACCAGGTACGCAGCAGTGCCGCGCGGCTGCCGCAACCGGTTGGTAATTGGCTCGGCCTGCTCGCCGAAGACAGCTGGATGCTGGTGCTCAACGACGCCTACCACTACCTCAACCAACGCTATAAGAGCGAGCTCTATGCCGCTTACGATGGCTCGTTGAAGCAGCGTTATCCGTTCAGCGCGCACAGCGAAAGCGATGTGGCGATTGCCGACTTCCGCGAGTTCTTCAAGGCTCAGGGTATTGCCGAGCGCTTCTTCGACAGCTATCTCAAGCCCTTCGTCAGTGGCACCGCCGGCCAGTATCAACTGCGCCGCATGGATGGCCGTGGCCTACCGCTGTCGCGCGAGCTCCTGTTGCAGATGAGCCATGCGCAAACTATCCGCCGCAGCTTCTTTGCCGAGAATCCCAACGAGCCAAAAGTCCTGTTCAAGCTCGAACCCTACTCGCTGGATTCCAGCCTGGGCCGCGCCGATTTCCGTTTCGGCAACCAGCAGATGGAATACCGCCACGGACCTATCGTGCAAACCGCCTTCAGCTGGCCGACCGAGGCCAATGAAGGCCGCACCAGCCTGGTTGTGGAAGAGCTCGGTGGACGCAAGGTGGGGATCGAGAAAAACACCGGCCCCTGGTCGCTGTTCCGTCTGCTCGACCTGATGAGCGTGGACTACCACAGTGGTCGTGACGTGCTGATGCTCAAGGCCGACCTGGGCGGCTTGCGTACCAACTACCTGTTGCACAGCCAGCGCTCGCCGAACCCGTTTGACCTCGACCAGCTGCGCAGCTTCAAACTGCCGGCCACGCTCTGA